The following proteins are co-located in the Amycolatopsis tolypomycina genome:
- a CDS encoding TNT domain-containing protein → MIHVEHRLSPDEQRTLLVRLGKLVRDHRVNPGLPAVADFRQVGKHTETAGHNTAVPEEVADVFTELRAGMYAESRGTWLQARFALNPDGSYDFDFALDDDPVWTDPPEPAAYPEELATFPRADEHIPDWWRLRAQLPLGVEFRHADVGGPDVERPPLTDTEVPLVLQYLEREAVVHETGDERFHTDGTWIWSSAVADLLAEHGVPPEPDLVAHIRRHRFQPPYVEPLVRRTAEADLLGEPRPKPSRADVKKTAGDVVAELETTPDPQLGDEELLIVLVQRLGEHGVWPEAYRVGERADGAWCLNYTSDGWEVAAHAGGKPRAPKYFPRLEDAAQQLLGALLLHPARMTAGHETPLETAKELDDWPVHPAPGEPPLTLLRNKRITRLVAGTVVLRFGEEPGNLVHHGEVRFATTSLPLERERVRRSYRLRRPLHVITGITVPWANLPGGAVAFVLPKTIAEHESDGSLERIE, encoded by the coding sequence ATGATTCACGTGGAACATCGACTTTCGCCTGACGAGCAGCGCACCCTCCTGGTGCGGCTGGGAAAGCTCGTGCGCGACCACCGCGTCAACCCCGGCCTGCCCGCTGTCGCCGACTTCCGGCAGGTCGGGAAGCACACGGAGACCGCGGGCCACAACACGGCCGTGCCGGAAGAGGTGGCCGACGTCTTCACCGAGCTGCGGGCCGGCATGTACGCCGAAAGCCGCGGCACCTGGCTGCAGGCGCGGTTCGCGCTGAACCCGGACGGCAGCTACGACTTCGACTTCGCCCTTGACGACGATCCGGTGTGGACCGACCCGCCCGAGCCGGCCGCCTACCCGGAAGAGCTGGCCACGTTCCCGCGGGCCGACGAGCACATCCCCGACTGGTGGCGGCTGCGCGCGCAACTACCGCTGGGCGTGGAGTTCCGGCACGCGGACGTCGGCGGCCCGGACGTCGAACGGCCGCCGCTGACCGACACCGAGGTGCCGCTCGTGCTGCAGTACCTCGAGCGCGAGGCCGTCGTGCACGAAACCGGCGACGAGCGCTTCCACACCGACGGCACGTGGATCTGGTCGTCGGCGGTCGCCGACCTGCTGGCCGAACACGGCGTGCCGCCCGAGCCGGACCTCGTCGCGCACATCCGGCGGCACCGCTTCCAGCCGCCGTACGTCGAGCCCCTGGTCCGGCGGACCGCCGAGGCCGACCTGCTGGGCGAGCCGCGGCCGAAGCCGTCGCGCGCCGACGTGAAGAAGACCGCCGGGGACGTCGTCGCCGAGCTGGAGACCACGCCGGACCCGCAGCTCGGCGACGAAGAGCTGCTGATCGTGCTGGTGCAGCGGCTCGGCGAGCACGGCGTGTGGCCCGAGGCGTACCGGGTCGGCGAGCGCGCGGACGGCGCGTGGTGCCTCAACTACACGTCCGACGGCTGGGAAGTCGCCGCGCACGCCGGCGGGAAGCCCCGCGCGCCGAAGTACTTCCCCCGGCTCGAAGACGCCGCGCAGCAGCTGCTGGGCGCGTTGCTGCTGCACCCCGCCCGGATGACCGCCGGGCACGAAACACCGCTGGAAACCGCGAAAGAGCTCGACGACTGGCCGGTGCACCCGGCGCCGGGTGAGCCTCCCCTCACCCTGCTCCGCAACAAGCGCATCACCAGGCTGGTGGCGGGTACGGTCGTCCTGCGCTTCGGCGAGGAACCGGGCAACCTCGTCCACCACGGGGAGGTACGGTTCGCCACGACGTCGCTGCCGCTCGAACGCGAGCGGGTGCGGCGGAGCTACCGGCTCAGACGCCCGTTGCACGTGATCACCGGCATCACGGTTCCGTGGGCGAACCTGCCGGGTGGCGCGGTGGCCTTCGTGCTGCCGAAGACGATCGCCGAGCACGAGTCCGACGGAAGCCTGGAGAGGATCGAGTAG
- a CDS encoding ADP-ribosylglycohydrolase family protein — MEAAEAIAKVGQWLRAVHGPDVSGPAGLRVDTEKVLRIPEGWSVPYNTIPFLDEGRPEKEIFPPPSVVVREPDGELRQAHPHPGGLSVPVAFPGQENWREVVDPEYVKAGLGELGVPLQAVAGWVKVDADGNQTGEERENPEYKAGPIRRGYPKPENTLETLLSFGSVGWLTRELLLIGLIRCEVYVPLDLETGKTDRFYFAEERNELKVFSSTRHLPAREHGWWKVDVATLAEFEHPPNLVINGGPTTIEDVSSGELAEIVKRFPRHEPRIDVHGRCPEAEEDLIRVAAETAARMGLPDPVKPPLKAAEKARRRGFELTAEECAKTVLGESWLKRLNMPEPPRSKPNDLRANGLAPAYDNSGRTVPRLDTFGKYFERNLDGFRYGWQRVTGAYVGFALGEALGAAVDRMMLHDIHAKFGIEGVTDLIPAFDQPGRIGSLTQRLLFYTEAVIRSPHREQPESREAEQGFPDVVRGALQRWLRTQGAPMDAPDGWLVQVPDLHARRDIDDAELNAYHQLATGVAGAPPMTGPAALIPALPAALTMAGPGSGFSGGARQAVRELAGVTHHDEQDLAATTYLTWLFEHALTKEAFSFPIWNTTREVLNPDNQFQQGPEWTAIADTVAESVPFFGEHGLPDLRMAELIGDGKTTLSVLGRAFAALSGFENYPEQALLRAVNHSGRSALTGAIAGALLGARTGIPGLPQKWVDQLELRYLVEQVASDAYWHFDRHSALSALGDVWIERYPRH; from the coding sequence GTGGAAGCGGCGGAAGCGATTGCCAAGGTCGGCCAGTGGCTGCGCGCGGTGCACGGCCCGGACGTCTCCGGCCCCGCGGGCCTGCGGGTGGACACCGAGAAGGTGCTGCGGATCCCCGAGGGCTGGTCGGTGCCCTACAACACCATCCCCTTCCTCGACGAGGGACGGCCGGAGAAGGAGATCTTCCCGCCGCCGTCGGTCGTCGTCCGCGAGCCGGACGGCGAGCTGCGCCAGGCGCACCCGCACCCCGGCGGGCTGTCGGTGCCGGTGGCGTTCCCCGGCCAGGAGAACTGGCGCGAGGTCGTCGACCCCGAGTACGTCAAGGCCGGCCTGGGTGAGCTGGGCGTGCCGCTGCAGGCCGTCGCGGGCTGGGTGAAGGTCGACGCCGACGGCAACCAGACCGGCGAAGAGCGGGAGAACCCGGAGTACAAGGCCGGGCCGATCCGCCGCGGCTACCCGAAGCCGGAGAACACCCTGGAGACGCTGCTGTCGTTCGGCAGCGTCGGCTGGCTGACCCGGGAGCTGCTGCTCATCGGGCTGATCCGGTGCGAGGTGTACGTCCCGCTCGACCTGGAGACCGGCAAGACCGACCGGTTCTACTTCGCCGAGGAGCGCAACGAGCTCAAGGTGTTCAGCTCGACCCGGCACCTGCCCGCGCGCGAGCACGGCTGGTGGAAGGTCGACGTCGCGACGCTGGCCGAGTTCGAGCACCCGCCGAACCTCGTCATCAACGGCGGCCCGACGACCATCGAGGACGTCTCCAGTGGCGAGCTCGCGGAGATCGTCAAGCGGTTCCCGCGGCACGAGCCGCGCATCGACGTGCACGGCCGCTGCCCGGAGGCGGAGGAGGACCTGATCAGGGTCGCCGCCGAAACCGCGGCCCGGATGGGCCTGCCGGACCCGGTGAAGCCGCCGCTCAAGGCGGCCGAGAAGGCCCGGCGACGCGGCTTCGAGCTGACCGCCGAGGAGTGCGCCAAGACCGTGCTCGGCGAGTCGTGGCTGAAGCGGCTCAACATGCCCGAGCCGCCGCGCAGCAAGCCCAACGACCTGCGCGCGAACGGCCTGGCTCCGGCGTACGACAACTCCGGCCGCACGGTGCCGCGGCTCGACACGTTCGGCAAGTACTTCGAGCGGAACCTCGACGGCTTCCGGTACGGCTGGCAGCGCGTCACGGGCGCGTACGTCGGCTTCGCGCTGGGGGAGGCCCTCGGCGCGGCCGTCGACCGGATGATGCTGCACGACATCCACGCGAAGTTCGGCATCGAAGGCGTCACCGACCTGATCCCGGCGTTCGACCAGCCCGGCCGGATCGGCTCGCTGACGCAGCGGCTGCTGTTCTACACCGAGGCCGTGATCCGCAGCCCGCACCGCGAGCAGCCGGAATCCCGCGAAGCCGAACAGGGCTTCCCCGACGTCGTCCGCGGGGCGTTGCAGCGCTGGCTGCGCACCCAGGGCGCGCCGATGGACGCCCCGGACGGCTGGCTCGTGCAGGTCCCCGACCTGCACGCCCGGCGTGACATCGACGACGCCGAGCTCAACGCCTACCACCAGCTCGCCACCGGGGTCGCCGGCGCGCCGCCGATGACCGGCCCGGCCGCGCTGATCCCCGCGTTGCCGGCCGCGCTGACCATGGCCGGGCCCGGCAGCGGGTTCAGCGGCGGAGCGCGGCAGGCGGTGCGCGAGCTCGCCGGCGTCACCCACCACGACGAGCAGGACCTGGCCGCCACGACCTACCTGACCTGGCTGTTCGAGCACGCGCTGACCAAGGAGGCGTTCAGCTTCCCGATCTGGAACACCACCCGCGAGGTGCTCAACCCGGACAACCAGTTCCAGCAGGGCCCGGAGTGGACGGCGATCGCGGACACGGTCGCCGAGTCGGTGCCGTTCTTCGGCGAGCACGGGCTGCCCGACCTGCGGATGGCGGAGCTGATCGGCGACGGCAAGACGACGCTCTCGGTGCTCGGACGCGCTTTCGCCGCGTTGTCGGGCTTCGAGAACTACCCGGAGCAGGCGCTGCTGCGCGCCGTCAACCACTCCGGCCGCAGCGCGCTCACCGGGGCGATCGCCGGTGCCCTGCTCGGCGCGCGCACCGGGATCCCCGGGCTGCCGCAGAAGTGGGTCGACCAGCTGGAGCTGCGGTACCTGGTCGAGCAGGTCGCTTCGGACGCCTACTGGCACTTCGACCGGCATTCGGCGCTGAGCGCGCTCGGCGACGTCTGGATCGAGCGGTACCCGCGGCATTAG
- a CDS encoding ADP-ribosylglycohydrolase family protein → MEEEEAVARVREWLRTQPGGDRLRIRPEFTARRADGWSFTVNAAGYLDGTDVGAGLFPSPVVFAPDDGEIRVDRAAMASTPAEAEWRPDVDPEFDEKAFPELDLPVRAVRGWTRADGEYRVNEQYTAGPVWRGFPAPTTDAEKLLNYLAANWITRAEFVRALLDCEVFVPLPDGEPLLRPVPGKGEREVIAYSSSAKVPGRYPRRWRVAVRELPPSTGLTLDPGTGLVRSFTAAELGATGGDARPRVAEPAPEAGPEVAAALPGLVAEFGVEPPDLLERHLRYALDHARDQHFELTPEECVRYLRGFAWQYRNGVRRRAGREPEWHADLGANGLIAHVDEEARPRPVPWTFGKFSAFGTPPDRFAWHRIVGAYVGFAIGDALGGSADPAAPLPLGGLTRHLLFHTDIVLRGLPPVPTGEVPATLPEPDPVGWLAVATRHAGPAPAEFSALLATALAATPASAVGLANVDGERYAKDVARELTGSAAGAEVTEGVELLISLFQGLLTREVFALPVHVRLHEVGGDLAASTLALRADRDADDVTQLESIGDGRSVRSVLARALFAAAKRGYDPEAAIRLAARSGPVAGAIAGALVGARVGVPGLPWVTSLPDLGLLEDVASDVFWYFNRNGLQTETAEHARWERRYPSGRFTPPPKKGPDLRSRLRGSLLAGAIGDALGAKTEFDSIDRIREIAGPDGITDFIPAYGGVGRITDDTQMTLFTLEALIRAHAQQRKTGSADVVHSLQLAYQRWLHTQGVTWDRARGPQSTVEAADGWLITHQELFSRRAPGLTCFGELEAYGRSGVRGTIERPVNNSKGCGGVMRAAPIALWSDDLAEVFRLGAESAALTHGHPSGYLSSGCFAVIMHELLHGRPLLDAIATARAELVKHPGHEEQSEALDAALALEGPPTPEKLESLGQGNVGETALSMSVYVALTTTDADSALLAAVNHSGDSDSTGSVCGNLVGAMYGEEALRKSWLDRLELREVIVGLADDALTEFGPDAPGDDRWFARYPVD, encoded by the coding sequence ATGGAAGAAGAGGAAGCCGTCGCGCGCGTGCGGGAGTGGTTGCGCACGCAGCCCGGCGGCGACCGGCTGCGGATCCGGCCGGAGTTCACGGCGCGCCGCGCGGACGGCTGGAGCTTCACGGTCAACGCGGCCGGCTACCTGGACGGCACGGACGTCGGCGCGGGGCTGTTCCCCAGCCCGGTGGTGTTCGCGCCGGACGACGGCGAGATCCGCGTCGACCGGGCGGCGATGGCGAGCACGCCGGCCGAGGCCGAGTGGCGGCCGGACGTCGACCCGGAGTTCGACGAGAAGGCTTTCCCCGAGCTCGACCTCCCGGTGCGGGCCGTGCGCGGCTGGACCCGGGCGGACGGCGAATACCGCGTCAACGAGCAGTACACGGCCGGCCCGGTCTGGCGTGGCTTCCCGGCGCCCACGACCGACGCCGAGAAGCTCCTGAACTACCTGGCCGCGAACTGGATCACCCGCGCCGAGTTCGTCCGCGCCCTGCTGGACTGCGAGGTGTTCGTGCCCTTGCCGGACGGCGAGCCGCTGCTGCGGCCGGTCCCCGGCAAGGGCGAGCGCGAGGTCATCGCGTACAGCTCGTCGGCGAAGGTGCCCGGCCGGTACCCGCGCCGGTGGCGGGTGGCCGTCCGGGAGCTGCCGCCGTCGACGGGACTGACGCTCGACCCCGGCACCGGGCTGGTCCGCAGCTTCACCGCGGCCGAGCTGGGCGCGACCGGTGGTGACGCCCGGCCGCGGGTGGCAGAGCCGGCGCCGGAAGCCGGGCCCGAGGTCGCCGCGGCACTGCCCGGGCTGGTCGCGGAGTTCGGCGTCGAACCGCCCGACCTGCTCGAACGGCACCTGCGGTACGCCCTGGACCACGCCCGCGACCAGCACTTCGAGCTGACGCCGGAGGAGTGCGTCCGGTACCTGCGCGGGTTCGCCTGGCAGTACCGCAACGGCGTCCGCCGCCGGGCCGGCCGGGAGCCGGAATGGCACGCCGACCTCGGCGCGAACGGCCTGATCGCGCACGTCGACGAAGAGGCGCGGCCACGGCCGGTGCCGTGGACGTTCGGCAAGTTCTCCGCCTTCGGGACGCCGCCCGACCGCTTCGCGTGGCATCGGATCGTCGGCGCATACGTCGGCTTCGCGATCGGCGACGCCCTCGGCGGCAGTGCGGACCCGGCGGCTCCGCTGCCACTGGGCGGGCTGACGCGCCACCTGCTGTTCCACACCGACATCGTGCTGCGCGGCCTGCCGCCGGTGCCGACCGGCGAGGTCCCGGCGACGCTGCCCGAACCGGACCCGGTCGGCTGGCTCGCCGTCGCGACCCGGCACGCCGGCCCGGCGCCCGCCGAGTTCTCCGCGCTGCTGGCCACGGCACTGGCCGCGACCCCGGCGAGCGCGGTCGGCCTCGCGAACGTCGACGGCGAGCGGTACGCGAAGGACGTCGCCCGCGAGCTGACCGGCAGCGCGGCCGGCGCCGAGGTCACGGAGGGCGTCGAGCTGCTGATTTCGCTGTTCCAGGGCCTGTTGACGCGGGAGGTGTTCGCGCTGCCGGTGCACGTCCGCCTGCACGAGGTGGGTGGCGACCTGGCGGCGTCGACGCTGGCGCTGCGCGCGGACCGCGACGCCGACGACGTCACGCAGCTGGAGTCGATCGGCGACGGGCGGAGCGTCCGGTCGGTGCTCGCCCGCGCGTTGTTCGCCGCGGCCAAGCGCGGGTACGACCCAGAAGCCGCGATCAGGCTCGCCGCGCGGTCCGGCCCGGTGGCGGGCGCGATCGCCGGTGCACTGGTCGGCGCCCGGGTCGGCGTGCCCGGCCTGCCGTGGGTGACGTCGCTGCCCGACCTGGGGCTCCTGGAGGACGTCGCGTCCGACGTCTTCTGGTACTTCAACCGCAACGGCCTCCAGACGGAGACCGCAGAGCACGCCCGCTGGGAGCGCCGGTATCCGAGCGGCCGGTTCACCCCGCCGCCGAAGAAGGGACCGGACTTGCGCTCGCGACTGCGCGGCAGCCTGCTGGCCGGCGCGATCGGCGACGCGCTGGGCGCGAAGACGGAGTTCGACTCGATCGACCGCATCCGCGAGATCGCCGGGCCGGACGGCATCACCGACTTCATCCCGGCGTACGGCGGCGTCGGCCGGATCACCGACGACACGCAGATGACGCTGTTCACGCTCGAAGCGCTGATCAGGGCGCACGCCCAGCAGCGGAAGACCGGATCCGCGGACGTCGTCCACTCGCTGCAGCTGGCCTACCAGCGCTGGCTGCACACCCAGGGCGTCACGTGGGACCGCGCGCGGGGCCCGCAGTCGACGGTCGAGGCGGCCGACGGCTGGCTGATCACGCACCAGGAGCTGTTCAGCCGGCGCGCGCCCGGGCTGACCTGCTTCGGCGAGCTGGAGGCGTACGGCCGATCGGGCGTCCGGGGCACCATCGAGCGGCCGGTGAACAACTCCAAGGGCTGCGGCGGCGTGATGCGCGCGGCGCCGATCGCGCTGTGGTCGGACGACCTCGCCGAGGTGTTCCGGCTCGGGGCCGAGAGCGCGGCGCTGACCCACGGTCACCCGAGCGGGTATCTCTCGTCGGGCTGCTTCGCGGTGATCATGCACGAGCTGCTGCACGGAAGGCCGCTGCTCGACGCGATCGCGACCGCGCGGGCCGAGCTGGTGAAGCACCCGGGGCACGAGGAGCAGAGCGAGGCGCTCGACGCGGCCTTGGCGCTGGAGGGCCCGCCGACACCGGAGAAACTGGAGTCGCTGGGGCAGGGCAACGTCGGCGAGACGGCGTTGTCCATGTCGGTGTACGTCGCGCTGACCACCACGGACGCCGACTCGGCGTTGCTCGCGGCGGTCAACCACAGCGGCGACAGCGACTCGACCGGTTCGGTCTGCGGCAACCTCGTCGGCGCGATGTACGGCGAGGAAGCACTGCGGAAGAGCTGGCTCGACCGGCTGGAACTCCGCGAAGTCATCGTCGGCCTGGCGGACGACGCGCTCACCGAGTTCGGCCCGGATGCGCCGGGCGACGACCGGTGGTTCGCTCGGTACCCGGTCGACTAG
- a CDS encoding TNT domain-containing protein (This protein contains a domain related to Tuberculosis Necrotizing Toxin, which is the C-terminal effector domain of outer membrane channel protein CpnT, and which has a lethal NAD+-glycohydrolase activity.) yields MRYRVEVAERPDGLYATWGEGTYRAQRSTTDGTVLLSVLPEEEAPEGFDKEFDGRPAKVVPASEVPSTFTLRTFAEYDGEIFEVAPGDRPELTLRWVRDDAARAAQLGLTDFSVTVPAKQVTALWQTRLDFTETPEARPQPGTGDQNALLRAIGRTLLHTVPGGWARVGAQFRQVGDYAEIEVRAVGDEDGPVSVSLPAVPRLGGLFARLRAAMFQAEAGTWFQGTFTLDAQSQFDFDFDADREPDWRVPPNDGGRPSTAAYELELATFPRTPKHLPAWLTAKAGLPLDVVFRQARVADSHVEGERPVVNRPPVPPDQVRGLLDYLFRAPVALHRPAPLPDIFGGPGAKPDVPNAFHTDGTWIWPAAVPHYLRKYGVPPEPELVEHIRAAGFRPPHVGELVRATAEAEILGQPRPPQTAADLPDERALTRVARGEPVRNLKGAETLELLQQRLAEHGVPAAAYRIGAKEIPAEGVWTLRRAENGWEVSRPPSDEPVAFGSLGDAARFLLGVLLMLPPQPAEESDQPADWPILPMRGEPPLNFYRGKRLITLPPGTTVVRFGNETGNLVHADGSRFVETALAFEREREKRLYRVQRAIRVLTGVAAPWGGLPGGAVAHLLPRPLAQHVEAGALSRQ; encoded by the coding sequence GTGCGTTACCGGGTTGAAGTGGCCGAACGCCCGGACGGCCTGTACGCGACGTGGGGCGAGGGGACCTACCGCGCGCAGCGGTCGACCACGGACGGCACCGTGCTGCTGTCGGTGCTGCCGGAGGAGGAAGCGCCGGAGGGCTTCGACAAGGAGTTCGACGGCCGTCCGGCGAAGGTCGTGCCGGCGAGCGAGGTGCCGTCGACGTTCACGCTGCGGACCTTCGCCGAGTACGACGGCGAGATCTTCGAGGTCGCGCCGGGCGACCGGCCGGAGCTGACCCTGCGCTGGGTCCGCGACGACGCCGCCCGCGCGGCACAGCTGGGCCTGACCGACTTCTCGGTCACCGTGCCCGCCAAGCAGGTCACCGCGCTGTGGCAGACGCGGCTCGACTTCACCGAGACGCCGGAGGCGCGGCCGCAGCCGGGCACCGGCGACCAGAACGCGCTGCTGCGCGCCATCGGCCGGACGCTGCTGCACACCGTGCCGGGCGGCTGGGCACGGGTCGGCGCGCAGTTCCGGCAGGTCGGGGACTACGCCGAGATCGAGGTCCGCGCGGTCGGCGACGAGGACGGCCCGGTGTCGGTCTCGCTGCCCGCGGTGCCCCGGCTCGGCGGGCTCTTCGCGCGGCTGCGGGCGGCGATGTTCCAGGCCGAGGCCGGCACCTGGTTCCAGGGCACGTTCACCCTCGACGCGCAGTCGCAGTTCGACTTCGACTTCGACGCCGACCGCGAGCCGGACTGGCGGGTGCCGCCCAACGACGGCGGCCGCCCGTCGACCGCCGCCTACGAGCTGGAGCTGGCCACCTTCCCGCGCACGCCGAAGCACCTGCCGGCGTGGCTGACCGCGAAGGCCGGGCTGCCGCTGGACGTCGTGTTCCGGCAGGCGCGGGTCGCCGATTCGCACGTCGAGGGCGAGCGCCCGGTGGTCAACCGGCCGCCGGTGCCGCCGGACCAGGTCCGCGGCCTGCTCGACTACCTCTTCCGGGCGCCGGTCGCGCTGCACCGGCCCGCGCCGCTGCCGGACATCTTCGGCGGGCCGGGCGCCAAGCCGGACGTGCCGAACGCCTTCCACACCGACGGCACCTGGATCTGGCCCGCCGCCGTGCCGCACTACCTGCGCAAGTACGGGGTGCCGCCGGAGCCGGAGCTGGTCGAGCACATCCGCGCCGCCGGGTTCCGCCCGCCGCACGTCGGGGAGCTCGTCCGCGCGACGGCGGAGGCGGAGATCCTCGGGCAGCCGCGGCCGCCGCAGACGGCCGCCGACCTGCCGGACGAGCGCGCGCTCACCCGGGTGGCCCGCGGCGAGCCGGTCCGGAACCTGAAGGGCGCGGAGACACTGGAGCTGCTCCAGCAGCGGCTCGCCGAGCACGGCGTGCCCGCCGCGGCCTACCGGATCGGCGCCAAGGAGATCCCGGCCGAGGGCGTCTGGACGCTGCGCCGGGCGGAAAACGGCTGGGAGGTCTCGCGGCCGCCGTCCGACGAGCCGGTGGCGTTCGGCTCGCTCGGCGACGCGGCCCGGTTCCTGCTCGGCGTGCTGCTGATGCTGCCGCCGCAACCGGCGGAGGAGTCGGACCAGCCCGCCGACTGGCCGATCCTGCCGATGCGCGGCGAGCCGCCGTTGAACTTCTACCGCGGCAAGCGCCTGATCACGCTGCCCCCGGGCACCACGGTCGTCCGGTTCGGCAACGAGACCGGCAACCTGGTGCACGCCGACGGCTCCCGGTTCGTCGAGACGGCGCTGGCGTTCGAGCGCGAACGCGAGAAGCGGCTGTACCGGGTGCAGCGCGCGATCCGCGTGCTGACCGGCGTGGCGGCACCGTGGGGCGGGCTGCCGGGCGGCGCGGTCGCCCACCTGCTGCCGCGGCCGCTCGCCCAGCACGTCGAGGCGGGCGCCCTCAGCAGGCAGTGA
- a CDS encoding class I SAM-dependent methyltransferase → MTSIELLADALAAYRTGDRDQAAELAAQAGREGSTLADELRAYLAGDGSAPVYDQPSAFTAFIRGGGNVELYRALSAELAARYDSAKPESLLDLGCGDGLAVVPALEQASHLPPRIDLVEPSAALLDGVHERVPSAQCWQSTAQDFLARDDLGWDFVQSTFAMQSIEPEQRAEVLRALQPRTGTLVLAEFDVPEFEEGSPEHLHSLVERYERGVAEYGEDATLVAQGFLLPVLLGIVSGQQRTNWEHPATVWAEQLTTAGFTDVGVTPLADYWWSPAVLITAC, encoded by the coding sequence ATGACCTCGATCGAGCTGCTCGCCGACGCCCTCGCCGCCTACCGCACCGGTGACCGCGACCAGGCCGCCGAACTCGCCGCCCAGGCCGGCCGGGAAGGCTCCACGCTGGCGGACGAGCTGCGGGCCTACCTGGCGGGCGACGGCTCGGCGCCGGTCTATGACCAGCCCAGCGCGTTCACGGCGTTCATCCGCGGCGGCGGCAACGTCGAGCTGTACCGGGCGCTGAGCGCCGAGCTCGCCGCCCGGTACGACAGCGCGAAGCCGGAATCGCTGCTCGACCTGGGCTGCGGTGACGGCCTCGCCGTGGTGCCCGCGCTGGAGCAGGCGTCGCACCTCCCGCCGCGGATCGACCTGGTCGAGCCGTCGGCGGCGCTGCTCGACGGCGTCCACGAGCGGGTGCCGTCGGCCCAGTGCTGGCAGTCGACCGCCCAGGACTTCCTGGCCCGCGACGACCTCGGCTGGGACTTCGTCCAGTCGACGTTCGCCATGCAGTCCATCGAGCCGGAACAGCGCGCCGAGGTGCTGCGGGCACTGCAGCCGCGCACCGGGACGCTGGTGCTCGCCGAGTTCGACGTCCCCGAGTTCGAGGAAGGCTCGCCGGAGCACCTGCACTCGCTCGTCGAGCGCTACGAGCGTGGCGTGGCCGAGTACGGCGAGGACGCCACGCTGGTCGCGCAGGGCTTCCTGCTGCCGGTGCTGCTCGGGATCGTCTCCGGACAGCAGCGGACGAACTGGGAGCACCCCGCCACGGTCTGGGCCGAGCAGCTCACGACGGCGGGCTTCACCGACGTCGGCGTCACCCCGCTCGCCGACTACTGGTGGTCGCCCGCCGTCCTGATCACTGCCTGCTGA